A portion of the Flavobacterium limnophilum genome contains these proteins:
- a CDS encoding DUF2752 domain-containing protein produces MTSINYTINIKSKRKIYGIIGALITLMVPFFLIFFNQHSHLETAQSLCPLKMLTGFPCPGCGITKSLVYFYDGDLQKSLYYHVLGPFVILFCLATIGVLSTELITKKEYFNGLLFNKKLAYGLAIFLATYHFVRIIYFINNNSIDDILRQSIWR; encoded by the coding sequence ATGACATCAATAAATTATACAATTAATATAAAGTCAAAACGTAAAATCTACGGAATCATCGGCGCACTTATCACGCTGATGGTTCCTTTTTTTTTAATTTTTTTCAATCAGCATTCTCATCTTGAAACGGCTCAATCCTTGTGTCCTTTGAAGATGCTTACAGGTTTTCCTTGTCCGGGTTGCGGAATAACGAAATCGTTGGTTTATTTCTACGATGGAGATTTACAAAAAAGCCTGTATTATCACGTTTTGGGGCCATTTGTAATTCTGTTTTGTCTTGCTACAATTGGAGTTCTTTCCACAGAATTAATAACAAAGAAGGAATATTTCAATGGCTTGCTTTTCAACAAAAAACTGGCGTATGGTTTGGCAATCTTTCTGGCAACGTATCACTTCGTCAGAATCATTTATTTCATCAATAATAATTCCATTGACGACATTTTGCGTCAGTCGATTTGGAGGTAA
- a CDS encoding DUF805 domain-containing protein: MIESYKKVVFENYANFSGRARRSEYWNYFLATIIISIILRIIDYSFDLNFGFSFGLNFGNEKAGILRSIYSLLVFLPGLAVGIRRMHDVGKSGWYILIPFYNLILLCTDSDDGTNEYGADPNDIFFDEIDEIGTSEA, translated from the coding sequence ATGATTGAATCGTACAAAAAAGTAGTTTTCGAAAATTACGCAAATTTTTCTGGAAGAGCTAGAAGAAGTGAGTATTGGAATTATTTTCTTGCAACCATAATAATTTCGATAATTTTGAGAATTATTGATTACAGTTTTGATTTGAATTTTGGCTTTAGTTTTGGTTTGAATTTTGGAAATGAAAAAGCAGGAATTCTACGTTCAATATATTCATTATTGGTCTTTTTACCAGGATTAGCAGTTGGAATTAGAAGAATGCACGATGTAGGTAAAAGCGGTTGGTATATATTGATTCCTTTTTACAATTTAATCTTATTATGTACAGATAGTGATGATGGAACAAATGAATATGGAGCAGATCCTAATGATATTTTTTTTGATGAAATAGATGAAATTGGCACATCTGAAGCATAA
- a CDS encoding OmpA/MotB family protein, translating to MIKRISLGLLIVALSTSCVSKKIYNDLESKYADLKKENRSISDENADLLKTKSQLELERDGLNKELAKVKSEREKLQADYAALNKKMDVLKDSYSALEKNSSESLKANMAKNRELLEQLGAKEKALALEQEKLNKNAQRLQELEDLIAAKEASMRKLKETLSKALNGFEGKGLTVEQKNGKVYVSMENKLLFSSGSWAVGSEGKKAVVEVGKVLGDNLDIAVLIEGHTDDVPYAGSGPIADNWDLSTKRATAIVAILSENKAVNKQNLTAAGRGEFSPLASNATAEGKSKNRRIEIILTPRLDEIAEMLKDIN from the coding sequence ATGATAAAAAGAATTTCACTTGGATTGCTGATTGTTGCACTTTCCACTTCTTGCGTTTCCAAGAAAATATACAATGATTTAGAAAGCAAATATGCCGATTTAAAGAAAGAAAATAGAAGTATTTCAGACGAAAATGCCGACTTGTTGAAAACCAAAAGTCAACTCGAATTAGAACGCGATGGTTTGAACAAAGAATTGGCAAAAGTAAAATCAGAACGCGAGAAATTGCAGGCCGATTATGCTGCTTTGAACAAAAAAATGGATGTTTTGAAAGATTCCTATTCTGCTTTGGAAAAAAACAGCAGTGAATCCTTGAAAGCCAATATGGCCAAAAACCGGGAATTATTGGAACAATTGGGGGCTAAGGAAAAAGCGTTGGCTTTGGAACAAGAAAAATTAAACAAAAACGCACAACGTTTGCAAGAGTTGGAAGATTTGATTGCCGCCAAGGAAGCGAGTATGCGAAAACTAAAAGAAACCCTTTCGAAAGCCTTGAACGGTTTTGAAGGCAAAGGTTTGACCGTTGAACAAAAAAACGGAAAAGTGTATGTTTCCATGGAGAACAAATTGTTGTTTAGTTCCGGGAGTTGGGCTGTAGGTTCGGAAGGGAAAAAAGCCGTTGTCGAAGTGGGAAAAGTATTAGGCGACAATCTTGATATTGCCGTTTTGATTGAAGGCCACACCGACGACGTTCCTTATGCAGGTTCAGGCCCAATTGCTGACAACTGGGATTTATCAACTAAAAGAGCCACGGCCATTGTTGCCATTTTAAGCGAAAACAAAGCAGTCAACAAGCAGAATTTAACCGCTGCGGGAAGAGGCGAATTTTCGCCATTGGCAAGCAATGCAACAGCTGAAGGAAAATCAAAAAACCGTAGAATCGAAATTATCTTGACTCCAAGATTGGATGAAATTGCTGAAATGTTGAAAGACATAAATTAA
- a CDS encoding lysophospholipid acyltransferase family protein has product MGLVTAKEVAKAINTDKYGFLGTFSGWLLMKVLKISTLNKIYDRNKHLSKVVFLNAILDEFQIKFEIPEEDFKRLPKDGAYITISNHPLGGIDGILLLKLMLEKEPNFKIIANFLLHRIDPMKPYIMPVNPFENHKDAKSSVIGIKETLRHLRDGKPLGMFPAGEVSTYKDGKLVVDKAWEEGAIKVIRKAQVPVVPIYFHAKNSWLFYFLSKISDTLRTAKLPSELLTQKNRVIKVRIGKPISVAEQNEYASIEDYSEFLRRKTYMLANPFEKETPFLPTPTLKLPKNPKEIVTATSLEKIIKDVDTLRENDRRLLQSKNYEVFFAEAKEIPNVLHEIGRLREITFREVGEGTNESTDIDSYDKYYRHLFLWDAEAQKIAGAYRMGLGSEIYPKYGVEGFYLNDLFRFEPELHDMLHHSIEMGRAFIVKEYQQKPMPLFLLWKGIIHITLHHPEHKFLLGGVSISNQFSDFSKSLMIEFMKSNFYDPYIAQYIHPKKAFRVKLKDADKDFIFDEAEADLNKFDKLIDELEPGTLRLPVLIKKYIKQNARVVAFNVDPLFNNAIDGLMYIRISDIPDSTVKPVMEEFQAELERKLAEKEE; this is encoded by the coding sequence ATGGGTTTAGTAACCGCTAAAGAAGTTGCAAAAGCAATAAACACGGACAAGTATGGATTTTTGGGTACTTTTTCAGGTTGGTTGTTGATGAAAGTATTGAAAATTTCGACATTAAACAAAATATACGACAGAAATAAACACTTGAGTAAAGTGGTGTTTTTGAATGCCATATTGGATGAATTCCAGATTAAATTTGAAATTCCCGAAGAAGACTTCAAACGTTTGCCCAAAGATGGTGCTTACATAACCATTTCAAACCATCCACTTGGAGGAATTGACGGCATTTTGTTATTGAAATTGATGCTGGAAAAAGAGCCCAATTTCAAAATTATTGCCAATTTCCTCTTGCATCGCATCGACCCGATGAAACCTTATATTATGCCGGTAAATCCTTTCGAAAATCACAAAGACGCCAAGTCGAGCGTGATTGGAATCAAGGAAACCTTGCGCCATTTGAGGGACGGAAAACCACTGGGAATGTTTCCGGCCGGAGAAGTTTCGACTTATAAAGACGGGAAATTGGTTGTGGACAAAGCATGGGAAGAAGGCGCCATAAAAGTAATCAGAAAAGCGCAAGTTCCGGTTGTTCCCATTTATTTTCACGCCAAAAACAGCTGGTTGTTTTATTTTCTTTCGAAAATTAGCGACACCTTGCGAACCGCCAAATTGCCTTCGGAACTGTTGACGCAAAAAAATCGCGTGATCAAAGTGCGTATCGGTAAACCTATTTCGGTTGCGGAACAAAACGAATATGCTTCCATTGAAGATTATTCGGAATTTTTAAGACGAAAAACCTATATGCTGGCTAATCCTTTCGAAAAGGAAACGCCTTTTTTGCCTACACCCACATTAAAATTGCCAAAGAATCCAAAAGAAATCGTGACTGCCACAAGTCTGGAAAAAATCATCAAAGATGTTGATACTTTGCGGGAAAATGACCGCCGACTGTTGCAAAGCAAAAACTATGAAGTGTTTTTTGCCGAAGCCAAGGAAATACCAAACGTGCTTCACGAAATAGGCCGTTTGAGGGAAATTACCTTTAGGGAAGTGGGCGAAGGAACAAACGAATCGACCGATATAGACTCCTACGACAAATATTACCGCCATCTTTTTTTGTGGGATGCCGAGGCTCAAAAAATTGCCGGTGCCTATCGAATGGGACTAGGCTCGGAAATTTATCCAAAATATGGTGTCGAAGGATTTTATCTGAATGATCTTTTCCGATTTGAACCCGAATTACATGATATGCTTCACCATTCCATCGAAATGGGACGCGCTTTCATTGTCAAGGAATACCAACAAAAGCCGATGCCTCTTTTCCTGCTTTGGAAAGGAATTATCCATATCACCTTGCATCATCCCGAGCATAAATTCTTGTTGGGCGGCGTGAGCATCAGCAATCAATTTTCTGATTTTTCGAAATCATTGATGATTGAATTCATGAAATCAAACTTTTACGATCCTTATATCGCTCAATATATCCATCCCAAAAAAGCATTCCGCGTAAAGCTAAAAGATGCCGACAAGGATTTTATTTTTGATGAAGCCGAAGCCGATTTAAACAAATTTGACAAACTCATTGACGAATTGGAACCGGGTACATTGAGACTTCCTGTCTTGATCAAAAAATACATCAAACAAAATGCCCGCGTGGTGGCTTTTAACGTTGACCCTCTTTTTAACAATGCCATTGACGGATTGATGTACATCCGAATTTCCGACATTCCTGACAGCACCGTAAAACCGGTAATGGAAGAATTTCAAGCGGAATTGGAAAGAAAATTGGCAGAGAAGGAAGAGTAA
- a CDS encoding transglycosylase domain-containing protein, producing the protein MRTRKQKIILAVKIVAISFLALIIALFVFRNELLKQTIAKVSFKMASEYNSTFTVKEASFVGLSGLSFSNIVLAPKNADTLFNIKKMKTSVNLWRLLVGDVQLGTLEIENGYVQLVKNKKGRNFDAFLKKDETTTSSNEKRDYAKVAYRLISKVLNLVPTDMKVENLSFRLDDNGKKTTLNFQKLRLVNKQLETSIKVETKAFTQRIRIQGFADPRNKTADIRFFNIDTGAIKVPYLDERFGLKSSFDSIRVNIQNIDKSGSELHIDGFASIANLMINHKKIANKDVVIKNAKFDFRFLLGSDFVSIDSSSTVQFNKVKFHPYLAYETEEDTIYKLKVAIPKMKAQDFIVSLPNGLFTHFQGMEAEGNFEYNLDFMFNKNKPNKLVFDSKLKKENLRITKYGEANLNKLNGEFIYRAIIQNVLQRPVLVGSGNPNYTPLDQISPYLQKCVLTSEDPSFFSHRGFINEAFKQSILKNIRTKKFSRGASTISMQLIKNVFLTREKTASRKLEEILLVYILENNRIASKERMLEVYFNIIEWGPNIYGIGEASQFYFQKSPADLTLKECLFLATIVPKPKKFMWQFDNEGNLKSFAKQQQKFLSNLMLRRGILIPEDTIGQSIPLQLTGSAHSLLNIKVQDSIPLDSLAVEEPFEF; encoded by the coding sequence ATGAGAACCCGAAAACAAAAAATTATTTTAGCTGTAAAAATAGTTGCCATATCTTTTTTAGCACTAATTATCGCTCTTTTTGTTTTTAGAAATGAATTATTGAAACAAACCATTGCCAAGGTTTCTTTCAAAATGGCAAGCGAATACAACAGCACTTTTACTGTAAAAGAAGCTTCTTTTGTGGGACTTTCCGGCCTGAGTTTTTCCAACATTGTTTTGGCTCCCAAAAATGCCGACACACTTTTCAATATCAAAAAAATGAAAACCAGCGTCAATTTATGGCGACTGTTGGTTGGCGATGTGCAATTGGGAACATTGGAAATCGAGAATGGTTATGTGCAATTGGTCAAAAATAAAAAAGGTCGCAATTTTGATGCTTTTCTAAAAAAAGACGAAACCACAACTTCTTCCAACGAAAAAAGAGATTACGCCAAAGTAGCCTACAGACTCATTTCGAAAGTCTTGAATTTGGTTCCAACGGACATGAAAGTAGAAAATCTTTCGTTCCGATTGGACGACAACGGCAAAAAAACGACGCTGAATTTCCAAAAACTACGATTGGTCAACAAGCAATTGGAAACTTCCATCAAAGTCGAAACCAAAGCTTTCACGCAGCGAATCCGAATCCAAGGTTTTGCCGACCCAAGAAACAAAACCGCCGACATTCGATTTTTTAATATTGACACCGGGGCGATAAAAGTACCTTATCTCGACGAACGTTTTGGTTTAAAATCAAGTTTCGATTCCATTCGCGTGAACATTCAAAACATAGACAAATCAGGTAGCGAATTGCATATTGACGGCTTTGCTTCCATTGCCAATTTGATGATAAATCACAAGAAAATTGCCAACAAAGACGTGGTCATCAAAAATGCAAAATTCGATTTTAGATTCCTCTTGGGCTCTGATTTTGTTTCGATTGACAGCAGTTCGACCGTGCAATTCAACAAGGTGAAATTCCATCCTTATCTGGCTTACGAAACAGAAGAAGACACTATTTACAAACTCAAAGTGGCGATTCCAAAGATGAAAGCGCAGGATTTTATTGTTTCGCTCCCCAATGGCTTGTTCACCCATTTTCAAGGAATGGAAGCCGAAGGCAACTTCGAATACAATCTGGATTTTATGTTCAATAAAAACAAGCCTAACAAACTTGTTTTTGACAGCAAGTTGAAGAAAGAAAACCTAAGAATTACCAAATACGGCGAAGCCAACCTGAACAAACTCAACGGAGAATTTATCTATCGCGCCATCATTCAAAACGTGTTGCAACGACCTGTTTTGGTGGGTTCTGGGAATCCAAATTACACGCCTTTGGACCAAATTTCGCCCTATTTACAAAAATGCGTTTTAACATCGGAAGACCCTTCTTTTTTCTCGCATCGCGGTTTTATCAACGAAGCCTTCAAGCAATCGATTCTCAAAAACATTCGCACCAAGAAATTCTCCCGTGGTGCCAGCACGATTAGCATGCAATTAATCAAAAACGTGTTTCTTACCCGAGAAAAAACAGCCTCTCGAAAACTGGAAGAAATCTTGTTGGTTTACATCCTCGAAAACAATAGAATCGCCAGCAAAGAACGAATGCTGGAAGTCTATTTCAATATCATCGAATGGGGACCAAATATATATGGAATTGGCGAAGCCTCACAATTCTACTTCCAGAAAAGCCCAGCTGATTTGACCTTGAAAGAATGTTTGTTTTTGGCAACTATAGTTCCAAAACCAAAGAAATTTATGTGGCAATTCGACAACGAAGGAAACCTAAAATCCTTTGCCAAACAACAACAAAAATTTCTTAGTAATTTGATGTTGCGAAGAGGAATCCTGATTCCAGAAGACACCATTGGACAATCCATTCCATTACAACTTACAGGAAGTGCCCATTCGCTCTTGAACATAAAAGTGCAAGATTCTATTCCCTTGGACTCATTGGCGGTGGAAGAGCCGTTTGAGTTTTGA
- a CDS encoding aldo/keto reductase, with translation MKYTTLPNTDIKISKTCLGTMTFGEQNSEAEGHAQMDYAFEKGINFFDTAEMYSVPGRKETYGSTEKILGTWFKKSGKREEIVLASKIAGPNPGLAYIRENMDFSPESIALSIDKSLTRLQTDYIDLYQLHWPERKTNFFGQRGYKVQNDAWEDNIRNVLETLEGFIKQGKINHIGLSNETPWGIMRFLEESKYQNLPRIKTVQNPYSLLNRTFEVGSAEVCMRENVGLLAYSPMGFGVLSGKFLTGESHPNSRIKLFPQFARYNSAQSAEATKLYQEVAQKNGLTLTEMALAFVNQQAFVTSTIIGATTMEQLKENIAAIDVVLSDEIIAEINAVQAVIPDPAP, from the coding sequence ATGAAATACACTACCTTACCCAATACCGACATAAAAATCAGCAAAACTTGTCTTGGCACAATGACTTTTGGCGAACAAAACTCCGAAGCCGAAGGGCACGCCCAAATGGATTATGCATTCGAAAAAGGAATTAATTTTTTTGACACTGCCGAAATGTATTCCGTTCCGGGTCGCAAGGAAACTTATGGAAGCACTGAGAAAATCCTTGGAACTTGGTTCAAAAAATCAGGAAAAAGAGAAGAAATAGTTTTGGCTTCGAAAATTGCTGGGCCTAATCCAGGTTTGGCTTACATTCGAGAAAATATGGATTTTTCTCCCGAAAGTATCGCTTTGTCCATAGACAAAAGTTTGACTCGCCTGCAAACTGATTATATCGATTTGTATCAATTGCATTGGCCAGAACGCAAAACCAACTTTTTTGGGCAACGCGGTTACAAAGTGCAAAATGATGCTTGGGAAGATAATATTCGAAATGTACTCGAAACTTTGGAAGGTTTCATCAAACAAGGAAAAATCAATCATATTGGACTTTCGAACGAAACACCTTGGGGAATTATGCGATTTTTGGAGGAAAGCAAATATCAAAATCTACCGAGAATCAAAACCGTGCAAAACCCCTATTCTTTATTGAACAGAACTTTCGAAGTAGGTTCTGCCGAAGTTTGTATGAGAGAAAATGTGGGATTGCTGGCTTATTCGCCAATGGGTTTTGGAGTTTTGTCGGGTAAATTCTTGACCGGTGAAAGTCATCCGAATTCCAGAATCAAATTGTTTCCGCAATTTGCCAGATACAATAGCGCACAATCTGCTGAAGCTACAAAATTGTATCAGGAAGTGGCTCAGAAAAACGGTTTGACCTTGACGGAAATGGCTTTGGCATTCGTAAACCAACAAGCTTTTGTGACCAGCACGATTATTGGAGCGACGACCATGGAACAATTAAAGGAAAACATCGCCGCAATTGACGTGGTTTTATCCGATGAAATTATTGCCGAAATCAATGCTGTTCAGGCTGTAATTCCTGATCCTGCGCCTTAA
- a CDS encoding exodeoxyribonuclease III produces MKIISYNVNGIRSAISKGFIEWLQQANPDVICLQEIKATPEQIPLLDFELAGYPYHYWFPATKKGYSGVAILSKIKPNNVVFGTGIEHMDFEGRNIRVDFDELSVMSLYLPSGTNIERLSHKFMFMDDFQNYINELKKEVPNLVICGDYNICHEAIDIHDPIRNKKVSGFLPEERAWLDGFMKTGFIDSFRHLNKEPNNYTWWTMRFPSARLQNKGWRIDYCLVSEPLKQKIKRAVILPEAKHSDHCPSLVEIE; encoded by the coding sequence ATGAAGATTATTTCTTATAACGTCAACGGTATCAGGTCCGCCATCTCAAAAGGGTTTATCGAATGGTTGCAACAAGCCAACCCAGACGTGATTTGCCTACAGGAAATCAAGGCAACTCCAGAACAAATTCCGCTTTTAGATTTTGAACTCGCCGGTTATCCTTATCATTACTGGTTTCCAGCCACCAAAAAAGGCTACAGCGGCGTAGCCATTTTGTCGAAAATAAAACCCAACAACGTGGTTTTTGGAACCGGAATTGAGCACATGGATTTCGAGGGGAGAAACATCCGCGTTGACTTTGACGAACTGTCGGTGATGAGTTTGTATTTGCCTTCGGGAACCAATATCGAAAGATTGTCACACAAGTTCATGTTTATGGACGATTTTCAAAATTATATAAACGAACTTAAAAAGGAAGTTCCAAACTTGGTGATTTGTGGCGATTATAACATTTGTCACGAAGCAATTGACATTCACGACCCAATTAGAAACAAGAAGGTTTCGGGATTTTTGCCCGAAGAAAGAGCTTGGTTGGACGGTTTTATGAAAACTGGATTCATTGATAGTTTTCGACATTTAAACAAAGAACCCAATAATTACACTTGGTGGACGATGCGATTTCCTTCGGCAAGATTGCAAAACAAGGGTTGGCGCATCGATTATTGTTTAGTGAGTGAACCTTTAAAACAAAAAATCAAAAGAGCCGTTATATTACCCGAAGCCAAACATTCAGACCATTGTCCGAGCTTGGTGGAGATAGAATAA
- a CDS encoding 2-hydroxyacid dehydrogenase produces the protein MNTTIKILHIDSNHPLLWEQLQQAGFTNHEDFTSSKAEIETKIHDYQGIVIRSRFKIDKTFLDKATNLQFIARVGAGLESIDCEYALSKNIALIAAPEGNRNAVAEHSLGMILSLFNNLNQADNEIKSGHWNREKNRGHELDGKTVGIIGYGNMGKSFAKKLRGFEAEVLCYDILENVGDENARQVSLEELQQKTDVLSLHIPWTPETDKMVDADFIKAFAKPFWIINTSRGKNIVTTDLVEAMKTRKVLGAGLDVLEYEKLSFETLFQDKETPEAFQYLLNAKNVILTPHIAGWTFESHERLAQVIVDKIKRLYFEK, from the coding sequence TTGAACACAACCATAAAAATCCTCCACATCGACAGCAATCATCCCCTACTTTGGGAACAATTGCAACAAGCGGGATTTACCAACCACGAAGATTTCACTTCTTCCAAAGCAGAAATCGAAACCAAAATCCACGATTATCAAGGCATCGTCATTCGCAGCCGATTCAAAATTGATAAAACATTTCTGGATAAAGCCACCAATTTGCAATTCATAGCAAGAGTTGGAGCCGGATTGGAAAGCATCGATTGTGAATATGCCTTGTCAAAAAACATCGCTCTTATTGCAGCACCCGAGGGAAACCGAAATGCCGTTGCCGAACATAGTTTGGGAATGATTTTGTCGCTTTTCAATAATTTGAATCAAGCCGACAACGAAATAAAATCAGGACATTGGAACCGGGAAAAAAACCGTGGTCACGAACTTGACGGAAAAACCGTGGGCATCATTGGTTACGGAAACATGGGAAAATCTTTTGCCAAAAAATTGCGAGGTTTTGAAGCAGAAGTCTTGTGTTATGACATTCTGGAAAACGTGGGCGATGAAAATGCACGACAAGTTTCGCTCGAAGAATTACAACAAAAAACCGATGTTTTAAGCCTTCATATTCCCTGGACTCCCGAAACCGACAAAATGGTTGATGCCGATTTTATCAAGGCTTTTGCCAAACCATTCTGGATTATAAACACTTCCCGTGGAAAAAACATTGTCACCACCGATTTGGTTGAAGCAATGAAGACACGGAAAGTACTCGGTGCCGGATTGGACGTTTTGGAGTATGAAAAATTGTCTTTCGAAACCCTTTTTCAAGACAAAGAAACACCCGAAGCTTTTCAATATTTGTTGAATGCAAAAAACGTGATTCTCACGCCACACATCGCCGGCTGGACTTTTGAAAGCCACGAACGATTGGCTCAAGTGATTGTAGATAAAATCAAGAGATTGTATTTTGAAAAATAA
- the proC gene encoding pyrroline-5-carboxylate reductase, whose amino-acid sequence MKVHIIGGGNLGVSVALGIARFSKDNQVTITRRNTASILYLQELGVTVSTDNKHGIQEADVVILTIKPYQVDTVLAEILPVISNKVIASAVSGLSIENLQKKIGDSNSAIRIMPNIASQFGASATCIAFNEKHKEEAKNVVSLFQDLGTAPIIDEKLMDAATVLAASGTAFALRYIRASMQAGIEIGFDWKTALEISAQTVKGAAEMILEENIHPEQLIDRVTTPQGCTIAGLSEMETHGFSSSLVRGIKAALKKIKG is encoded by the coding sequence ATGAAAGTACACATCATAGGAGGAGGAAATCTTGGCGTTTCCGTAGCATTGGGAATAGCCCGGTTTTCGAAGGACAATCAAGTAACCATTACCAGAAGAAACACGGCAAGCATTCTCTATTTGCAAGAATTGGGCGTAACCGTTTCCACGGACAACAAACACGGTATTCAAGAAGCTGATGTTGTTATTCTGACCATCAAACCGTATCAAGTCGATACCGTTTTGGCGGAAATTCTTCCGGTTATTTCCAATAAAGTAATTGCCTCGGCAGTAAGCGGATTGTCGATTGAAAACTTGCAAAAAAAGATAGGTGACTCCAATTCAGCCATCCGAATTATGCCCAATATTGCATCACAATTTGGTGCTTCGGCAACTTGTATTGCGTTTAACGAAAAACATAAAGAAGAAGCCAAAAACGTGGTTTCTCTTTTCCAAGATTTAGGAACAGCTCCTATTATCGACGAAAAATTGATGGATGCAGCCACTGTTTTGGCAGCTAGCGGAACAGCTTTCGCCTTGCGTTACATTCGTGCTTCAATGCAAGCCGGAATCGAAATCGGATTCGACTGGAAAACTGCTTTAGAAATTTCAGCCCAAACCGTGAAAGGTGCTGCCGAAATGATTTTGGAAGAAAATATCCATCCAGAACAATTAATCGATAGAGTTACAACGCCACAAGGCTGCACGATAGCCGGTTTGAGCGAAATGGAAACCCACGGATTCAGTTCCTCATTGGTTCGCGGAATCAAAGCAGCTTTGAAGAAAATCAAGGGATAA
- a CDS encoding SdpI family protein: MNYTFSLMLLTFGIVFIFVGFVEYFFPPKSRNQKGYRTKNSLKSQEHWDFAQKYSAKMTLISSICLVVIAFIGSLLSFSDTAGFIVSFVVILFFVFFIRQKTEKAIKDRFD, translated from the coding sequence ATGAATTATACTTTTTCTTTAATGCTTTTAACATTCGGCATTGTTTTTATATTTGTAGGGTTTGTTGAATATTTTTTTCCTCCTAAAAGTAGAAATCAAAAAGGATATCGAACAAAAAATTCTTTAAAATCACAAGAACACTGGGATTTTGCACAAAAATATTCTGCAAAAATGACATTAATTTCCTCAATCTGTTTAGTCGTAATTGCTTTCATTGGATCATTATTATCTTTTTCAGATACTGCAGGCTTTATTGTTTCATTTGTTGTTATTCTATTTTTCGTCTTTTTTATTAGACAAAAAACAGAAAAAGCAATCAAAGATAGATTTGACTAA
- a CDS encoding DUF4234 domain-containing protein produces the protein MENTITEHWNKPNNPIPVFKVDPIIVLILGFITCGLYHIYWNIKVSEVLNAVAEREVISSPVAIFAGCCFPINIYFFYLAGKDGLPQVYKRIGYPQKDDSTLLIVLGFFFPMAAAMIVQNDINKLYN, from the coding sequence ATGGAAAACACAATCACAGAACATTGGAACAAACCAAACAACCCCATCCCCGTATTTAAAGTCGATCCTATTATAGTATTAATCCTCGGATTCATAACCTGCGGATTGTATCATATCTATTGGAACATAAAAGTATCCGAAGTCTTGAATGCCGTGGCAGAACGAGAAGTTATTTCTTCTCCAGTTGCTATTTTTGCAGGATGTTGCTTTCCTATAAATATTTATTTCTTTTATTTGGCGGGTAAAGACGGATTGCCACAAGTGTATAAACGCATTGGCTATCCTCAGAAAGATGATTCAACTTTGTTGATAGTTTTAGGCTTTTTCTTTCCAATGGCGGCAGCAATGATTGTTCAAAATGACATCAATAAATTATACAATTAA